CAACATGAGAGAGAATATGTATACTTTCCTCTCCTCCCCTTTCCCAAAAGATAaagcttttctctcttctcctttCTATACAAAACTCCAAATTGTGGCATTAGTAAACTTGAAAAGGCTGACATTAGAAGGACATGACAACAAATCAAGGGCTGGTATCGAACGGTGTACTAAGGGCCTAGTATCTTTTAGTCTTTTAAGCAGCCTTTTGCCATCCAATAATTCAGGCTTTAGCTTGGGTCCCTTGAATTGAACTCAAACACCAACTTAAATCATTTCCCTATCATTCTTTCTattctgtttctttcttcttggatCATACTCTTGGTGCTTATTGTTGCTTCAATCCGCTAGAAAGGCGCTGCACCTTTTCTCTGCAACAAGCAGATCTAAGCCCTTTCTACCACCTTAAAAAGCTTCAGAAAGCTGCAGGTTAGAGAAAGTTTCTGTAGGACATGGGGAAAAAGCATCAGATATACCTCCGAGAGATTAACCCATTCCCATGTCTCATTTGCACTGCCAATATCATAGACCAGAGCATGTCGCCCCTGacaaaaattaaaggataataTTCAGCCACATAGATTGCTGCAATAATGATTTAAATGCAATCAAGACCAAATATACACCTCAACTGGATTGTGGTCAGTTATAACAGCTTCATAAAAGTTATTGTCATCAGGCCACCTGGTCCTCACTCTCCTCCCAATCAATGGATCAAAAGTTGCTCCTTCGGGATGCTCACCCGCAAGAGCACCAGAAGAAACCCTATTAGCAACCTGACCCCTCCCAGTAGGGCCTGACAGAGGATACTGCTTCATTGAAGAAGCACCAGGCAAAACCTGACCCTGTAAACAAAATGGAAGAGTATGGGAACAAACCAATCAAATGCAAAACTTGCAAGAAATCATACACATGAAtcagttacaaattttttatgttcaaCTCCAAATTTCATGAATTTAACTTACAGGTTTCTGCTTCTTGCCCTTTGGTCCTGGGATTGATCCTCGCTTTGCGGTGGACGAAGATGGCTGGTGAGATGCTGCTACTGCTTGTTGGTGAAACGTAGGAGATGGTCCACCATAGGATTGTGATGGTACTGGCTGAGAAATCTTCTGTTTCTTGCGAGATGCAGAGACAGTAGGGCTGGGTATTGGATCATGAGCAGCTTGACCAGTACCGAGCATGCCAGATTGATGCCCACCTGTCTGTCTCCACTCCCTAATGACATTACCCAATTCAGCACCCATTAAAAGACGAGAAAAGAGCTGTCTAAAATTTAACAGATCGTACAGACCTTATCCTTCGAATGACATCATCTGCATTAACCCGTCCTAGAAGCTCTCTGTGTTCCTCATTTGATAGTCTCAACTCTTTTCTAAGTTCTGTTATTAAACTTTCCTTCTCCTGAAGAAAATACATTTCATGTAGCAGTCATTTAACCCTGATCAAGCAAATTTAAAGACATTAGATTCCTGattaaaataaatgacaaaGTACCCAAGTAATGGCATCAGCTTGAGCTTTAAAGGCTCTTAGAACTGAACTGTATGCTTCTTGCTCGAGTTGGTGAATTTGGGTCTCCATATCAGTTTCACCATACATCCTAGGATATGGAACAGAAGCCACAGCAGATCTTCCATTTCCGGCAACACGCCCTCTAGGAATTCTATTTTGATGTGATGGAGGAAGATCATCATCAGTtcctgccattttttttttttttttgaatgcaaaaaaaacctttattaaAGCCAAAGAGTATTGGACACAGCCTAAATTTggtgaaataaattttttagaaaaaatcatGCCAGGGGATGATCACACATGAAGCATGGAAAAATGATCTGATTTGGTTATTGCAAGTTCCAGAAAATAGCTTCTTACAAACAAAGGCAATTTGTGTGGGTTGATCCATATAACTATAACACAAGAAATTACATTGCAAACAAATAAGTCAATTCATTAAGACTCATTTGATCAAAAAGCATGTGATGACAAAGATCAGTGACATTTTTTTCAGCAAATAGGCCAGTTCCATAGCATGTTCATTCAGAAAAGTTACTGTAGcacttatcaaaaacaaaaaggaaaaaaaagaaaaagaaaaagaaaaagaaatttaatctATTAGTTGGTGATAAAAATTAGAGAATAAGAActcaaaacaaatgcaaatggAACTGCACGTACATAGTTGAGAAAACTACAGAACAAAATAGTAAACACAGTACATATAAAGTGTTCTTAAGTAGCACTCAAGCCAATAAAACTTATGCACTTCAAAACAAATGTGCATTGCTCAATGGAAAAGATGATAGCTGAGGTGCAACTAAAATTTTTGGCCCTTTAGGTATTAAGCAAAAGCTTTGTACCTCAGATTTATGATCCCAACATTCAACTGGCTCCATTGAGGTCATGGGTATAAACAAAAGGATCATAGGCCAAGAGAGAGGGGTAGGGGGGTAAAGAAAAAGGGGGGACAAATGGCCCAAGTTTAAGGGAAACAATAGAGAATACAGCTGATCCATTTAAGGTTAAGACTGATGAAGAGTACATCAACCAGATTTTCTCCCCTTCTGGAAATAAAGTTATTCaccattaaactaaaaaattccCTTTTAGGAAGAACAAGAAGTTCTCCTGAAACTCATGATAGCAAGAAACTGCTCCTAGGTTATGAAAAAGAGGTGcaattttttaatgagtaaGTTTTTGGCCTCGAGGATATGGGGATGGCGGGATTCGAACTAGTAACTGCTGCTTCTTGAGGCGTGACCCCAGCCCATTGTGCCTACCACTAGGGATTAACTAGTAGAGACAACAACTCCAGAAAGCTTTAGGAATCTAAACTTTCGGCTGTTTTTATTTACTAAGTTAATTAAAAATGAGTACCCTTTTGCAATGTGACAAGAGTGTAGCTTCACATACATCATACAAAGCATTATTGCAAAATTTCATTCAGGTTTTCTCTTTCAAATGTGAACTTCCCTGAAgtcaaaacaaaaagattttctttttaacgCCATATCTAACCTATTTATAACTTTAACAGTTTTAATCTAAAAAACTCGTACATACAAAAGCTCCAATAACATTCAAAGACTAAGTCTTTCCATTCTATAAAACCCCATTGATAAGCTAAAAATAGCTAAGCTCATAAATCATACAAAAAGCTCAAAACTTTAACACTCAAAAACCCCTAAAttaacaaacccagaaaccaaATTCTCATACAATCCCAATCCCTCAATAATTTCATCACAGtccaaaaaccctaaaaccctaaatttcTTTCACTCcaagaaacccaaaaaccccCCCACCAAGAACATTGACGAAGAAAATTCAAGCAGAAAAATCCCCAAACCCTAATTTccctcaaaaaacaaaacataccCACATatcaaaaaacccaaataacccaaaaagcacaaaaaaattgaaaatttagaaGAGAAAAATGTTTACCACTGCTATCGTAGGGCTCGTAGTCCATAGCCAGCTTAGTACCAAAGCTTTTTCCCCCAATTTGAAGAGcaaataagagagaaaaccctaaaagcttTCACAGAGAAATTGGGAAGCGAAAATTGGTCGGAGAGAGAGCTGAGCTTGAATTTGAGCTTAAAAGAGTGGAGCTTGGGAAACGACGACGTTTGGATGTGGATTTGTGATTCTGTGAAGGCGAGGGATTCAACGGCAACTCTCTGATtattgatgagagagaaagagagagtttgggGTTTTTCGGActttgtgtgagagagtgagcAATAcgtgccacttttttttttttttttttcttaaaaaaaaaaaaaaattgtgtgtgagagtgagagagtgtgtgtgtgtgtcggATTTCAAATGGGTTTATGAAGTGGAGGGATgtgttttgttttcaatttatggTTTACTTTGAGTTCCGCTGTCTATAATCTAGACTTGGTTCCAATTTCCTTCGAGGAGAATGTGAACATAGCTAAACATCAATAAAAGTGTCATCacgcatcaacctcaacacttTATCATTCACAAATTGCGACAAAATTGCTTAGGATAGGGTAGAAgacaaaaataaccaaatacCATCTTTGGCCGAAATCATTAGTAATCTATCACTGTTTGATaaatatttagtaatttatcacttttttaaaacttgagttccataatGGCGCCCACTAACctgcaattttttaattaaaaagctCCACGTGGATCTCGAGTTTgataaactcgagttccttataAATAAAACTCGAGCTCTATAAGATTAagttatgtaaaaaaatttatgcataCTATGTGTGACTTCTTATAtcatagaaataaaattgatgTTTAAGAGTGCAAAATAGTCTTATGAACTGCTTATGCTTTGTAAAGCATATGTACAAGTAGTAGATCAGAGTAATAGCAGGATAGTACCAATGCTAGTGTGACTAGTTGTAGAGGGCAGCAGGTGTTTCTATCAGTTGAGGGGCAGTGGTAGAGAGATCACAGACTTCTTGTTTTTGGAAAAGCATTAACTAATGCTATACAACTTAGTTTTTGCTGACTTCTTGTTTTGATCAGTATTAGAGGAGTGGATGACTTCAATTTGGGAACTCAAGTTTTATTCCCTTGTTCAAATTTTCATAGAATTTGATTTTATAAAGCTCAATGTCCACATTGCAAacaactcgagttccatgtggactttttaattaaaaaaaaatgtcaagtcaGCACATAACTCGAGTTTATATAACTTGAGTTACATGTAAAACTCGATCTTCaagaacttgagttccaaaagAGTGGTATTTCACTCATTATTTAGCAAACGGTGGTAAATCACTAATTATATTCGCCAAATATGGTATTTGACCATTTTCGCCTAAGGTGGAAGAACCCCTATTAATGTCAGTGCAACCCAGCCCACATCTTTCTCCAACCACCACACCATTACCATAGACCACCATCAGTCCACCCTAATGTGGATTTGTTTTGCTATGAACTCTTTCAGGGCCATCGCTGCCACGCCAATAACAATCCAACCACCACGCAAGCCATAGGGTTGGTATAGGTGGAGATAGGGGCTCTAGAGAATTTAAAGTAACTTGGTTTGGTAGTGAGGGCTTTAAGATTGGGGATAGAGattgaaaatttgtgatttGATTGCAAGGACTTTGTGGGACTTAGAGGCAAAGTGAGGGGTTGCAACAGAGTTGATTACGACGCATAAATTGGTTGAGTCTGAGTCAATTAGTTGTTGGCACTACTAAAAAGATATGATTCTAGGCTAGGTTTGATGGAGGTTGATGCTTCAGTTAAAGTGACAAATGTGTAAATGattaaatgaataaagaaatagGATAGAGATAACATTTAAATAGAGTAGTGATAAAGTCTTGAGGCTAATGTAGGTGAATAGAAAATAGGTTgactaaaaaaaatgcaacttttttttaaggTCAATTTGGCTAAAACACCATTGAGGTTGGCGTACATGCTATAACACTTCCCCCCTCCTCTCCTCCTttcccaaccccccccccccccacaccctTATGCGAGCATGGTTTGTAACCTTTGTTCTGACGTTTGGTTGGAGTGAAATGAGAGTGGATAAAGTTTTTCACCTAAGTCCACCATTGTTTTCCTTCCAAATTGGTTATAAAAAAAGGGGAAAGGAAtaacattaaagaaaaaagtacaaaattatcctcatttttcatccttttacTTAATAGCATAATACTATAATAGTACTGTGGGGGAGGATTTTGTTCCACGCCCCGCAAGCttattgtcctctttggggagccaagcccgCAAGGTTTTGGTTCTCGGCCCCGAGTACGGAAGTCCAGGATTTTCACCTCAGGTCAAGGGCTTTGCCTTGTAACTATTTTGGCTTGACACCTTTGTCCCACATCG
This genomic stretch from Quercus robur chromosome 4, dhQueRobu3.1, whole genome shotgun sequence harbors:
- the LOC126724114 gene encoding protein EMSY-LIKE 3-like gives rise to the protein MDYEPYDSSGTDDDLPPSHQNRIPRGRVAGNGRSAVASVPYPRMYGETDMETQIHQLEQEAYSSVLRAFKAQADAITWEKESLITELRKELRLSNEEHRELLGRVNADDVIRRIREWRQTGGHQSGMLGTGQAAHDPIPSPTVSASRKKQKISQPVPSQSYGGPSPTFHQQAVAASHQPSSSTAKRGSIPGPKGKKQKPGQVLPGASSMKQYPLSGPTGRGQVANRVSSGALAGEHPEGATFDPLIGRRVRTRWPDDNNFYEAVITDHNPVEGRHALVYDIGSANETWEWVNLSEISPEDIQWVGEDPGIPRRGGYGGSGHGMNRPIGRDGIPGAGRGRGATKGHARKDFLPSQNGIGKKAPDDIKILHTDTLIKEVERVFGANHPDPLEIERAKKALKEQEQALVDAISRLNEISDGESDEGGHQFSLGQSMDRD